From Mycobacteriales bacterium:
TGCTGTTGTAGACCGGGCTGCCGATGTAGGTCCAGATGAGGCCCAGGGCGAGGATCGTGCCGGGCAGCCCGAGTGGCAGGTTGGCCAGGAACTGCACGATCCGCGACAGCGGCCCGACGTGCCGGACGGTCGTGTACGCGACCAGACCGCCGATGACGACCGCCCCGACCATCGACGCTCCCGCGATCTTCAGCGAGTTCGTCACGCACTGCGCGACCGACGGATCCTGGTAGACCGCGCGGAAGTTCGCCGCGGTGAACATGTGCCAGCTCAGGTCGTTGGAGAAGAACGGCACCGCCGAGCGCAGGATCACACCCAGCAGCGGCAGGACCACCGAGATCGTCACGTACACCCAGACGATCGCGGTGCTCGTCGCCCGGGCCCGCCGGCCGGCGTTGCGGGGCCCGTGCCGGACCGCCTTGCCGGTCTGGGTGGCGAAGCGGCCCTGCGTCCGGGTCGCTCGCATGTGGACGATCAGACCGAGGGTCGCCACCACCAGCAGCAGCGTCCCGGCCGCGGCGGCCCCGTTGTAATCCAACGGGAAGCTGGTGGTGAGCGTGAAGATCACGTTCGACAGTACGTAGTGCCGATCGGGGGCGGTGAGGATCGACGGCACCGAGTAGATCTCCGAGGCCAGGACGAAGACCAGCACGAACGCCGACACCAGCGCCGGCGCCAGCAGCGGCAGGGTGACCCGCAGCGCCGTCCGCAGTGGCCGGGCCCCGGCGACCTCGGCCGCCTCGTACACGTCCGCGCCGATCCGGTCGATCGCGTCGGAGGCGAACACGAACGCGTACGGCGTGAAGTACATGCACAGCACGAACACCGCGCCCGGCACGCTGACGATGTTGATCGTGGGCAGGTGGCCCCGGTCGAGCAGGTCGTTCAGCAGCCCCGCGTTCGGCGCGAGCAGACTGACCCAGCCCACCGTGGACACCAGCGGGGAGATGAACAGCGGGGCCATCAGCGCACCCCGCAGCAGCCCGCTCGCGTGCGGCACCGCCCGGTTGAACAGGACGGCGAGCGCGAACCCGATCGCGGTGGTGAGCACCGCGCAGGACAGCGCGACGATCGCCGTGGTCCGCATCGGGATCAGGAACTGCCGGGTGGTGTACACCCGGCGGAGGTTGTCCAGGGTCCAGGCGTTCACCGGTGCTGTCGGCAGGTTCGTCGACAGCGCCGCCTCGATCAGATAGACCGCCGGCACGACGATCCCCACCGCGAGCACGACGAGCAGGGCCAGCCGGGGCAGACGCTCGGTCACCCATCGAACCCGACGACTGCTGACCAACCAGGTACGAGCGTCAGCCACGGCTGCCCTGCTTCCTCTCATCGCGATGTCGTCCTCGCCGCCCGGGGCGCCGTTACGCCGAGCCCATGGTCACGGAGAACTGCTTCTGCAAGGCCGGCAGGTTCGTCGACCAGTCCTGCGTGGTCGGGATGTAGACGGTGCCGATCGGCGCGAACCAGGGCTCGCCGGTCGGCAGCTTCCGGCTGTCGGTCACGCCGGTCATCGCGCACTTGGAGTTGATCGCGGCCGACTGCCGCAGCTCGCAGGTGCTCTTGCTGGTCATGAACGCGTACAGCAGCCGGGCCGCGTTGGGGTGCGGCGCGTTGGTGAGCACGCCGTAGAAGGCGTCCGGGAACTGCGGGGCCGGGTCCGGGTAGACGAAGCCGACCGGGGCGCCCGAGGCGACCAGCGTGATCATCGCGTCGTCGAACTCGCCGAAGACGACCGCCTGCTGGCCCGAGACGATCGCGTCCCGGCCGCCGGCCGTGCCGTCGTAGAGCTTCGGCTCCTGCGCGTGCAGCTTGTCCAGGAAGTCCTTCGAGATCTTACTGCTGCCGTAGAGGGCGGGGATCCCGCCGGCCGAGGTCGTCGGCGTCACCACGGCCAGCTTGCCCTTCCACTTCGGGTCGAAGATGCCGTTCCAGTCCCGCAGCGCCGTGGCCTCGGCCGTAGTGACCAGCTTGGTGTTGAAGGCGACCACGATGGTCTCCGGCTGCGGCGCGTAGACGCCGGGAGCGATGACGAAGTCCTTCGGGTACAGGTCGGCATCGACCGGCTTGATGTTCACGAACGCGCCGGCCTGGGACAGCTGGTCGGTCGTCGTGATGTCCGACCCCTCGAACAGGTCGGTGCTCTTCACGCCGGCCTGGAAGTCCTGCAGCACCTTGGCGCCGCCCGGGGCGCCCGCGGTGCGGGTCAGGACCACCTTGACCTTCGGGTACTGCGCGTTGAACGCCTTGATCAGAGCCTGCTCGCTGGCCAGCGGTGCGGCGTAGGTCAGGTTGACCGAGCCTTCCTTCTCGGCCGCGCTCACCAGGTCCGGTGTGACCTGCAGGACGGCACCGTCGCCCGACGAGGCGGCCGGGCTGGGGTTGCTGTTGCCGGAGGTTCGGCTGCACGAGGCGAGCGAGACGCTCACCGCTGCCGCCACGACAAGGACGAATGTTGCTCTGGCGCGGGGGATCACTACGGCCTCCTACACGAATTCCGCGGTACGCGGACGGCGCCGGACAGGACCGGTCGCCGATCAGATTTCAAGGGTTTGTTCGCGGGCCAGGACGGTGCCCTTGCGGCCGTCCTCGGCCAGCAGCGTGACGAACCGCTCCGGGTCCTCCTGGCGCCAGTGCATCGGCACGACGAGCGCGGCATCGAGCAGCCGGGCCGCGATCACCGCGTCCTCCGGCTCCATGACCATCTTCCCGTCGATCGGCAGCATGGCCACGTCGATGGGGGCGAACAGGGCCATGTCGCCGAACAGAGCGGTGTCACCGGCGTGGTAGAAGCGTTTTCCGTGCACGTCGACGACGAACCCGCACGGAGCACCGAGCTCGACCCGCCAGGTCTCCCCCACCGCGAGCGGTGAGTCGTGGATCGCCTGGACGCACTTGATGCTGCCCCAGTCGAACTTGAGCCGGCCGCCGAGGTGCAGCCGCGTCACGGTCGCGCCCTCGCCGAGGTAGTGCCGCCCGGCGGACGGGGTCGTGATGATGTCCGCCCCGAACCGCTTGGACAGCGCGATCGCGTCGCCGACGTGATCGGTGTGGTTGTGGGTCACCAGGATGTGGGTCGGGTTCAGCCCGTCGGGAATCGTGCCGATCTCGGGGTTGCCGGTCAGCCACGGGTCGATGAGCAGCGACGTGTCGTCGAAGTTGATGGAGAAGCAGGCGTGCCCGTGGAACTTCAGGCTGGTCATGTCGAGGCCTCTCTCGGGTCAGTTCACGGCGGTGTGGTCGTGACTCGTCTCGATCCCCAAGCGGCCCTCCAGTTCCCGGCGGAGGGCGGTGAGGAAGTCGCCGACGTCGGCGACGACCGCGATGTCGGCGACGTCGTGCACGGCGGCGTACGGGTTCCGGTTGACGGCGATCACCGAGCAGCCGCCCCAGATCCCGCTCATGTGCTGGTTGGCCCCGGACAGGCCGAGCGCCAGGTAGGTGCGCGGCGCGACCTTCAGCCCGGTGTCGCCGAGCTTGCGGTCGGCCGCCGCGATCTTCCACTCGATCGCCTGGCGGGTCGCCGCGACCTGGGCACCGAGCAGGTCGGCGACCGCTTCGTACGATCCCGGGGTCAGTCCGGTGCAGCCGCGGCCGATCCCGACCAGCAGGTCGGCCTCCGCGATCGCGGGCGGTCCGACCGGCCCTCCGGTCAGCCACCGGTCGTACGAGGACGGCTGGTGCGGCCGGGTCTCCGGCTGACCCGGCGTCGCGGACCCGGCCGGGAGCGCGGTCGCGGCCGAGCGGATCTCGGGCGCGATGGTGACCACGGCCGGCCCGGGTGGCAGCTCGTAGTCGTCGAGCACGTGGGTGGTCGCCCGGCGCCGGGTGAACCGCAGCGCACCGGGATCGCCGGCGACCGCGAGACAATCGGTCAGCAGGCCGGCGCCGAGCTCCCAGGCCAGCGCCGGCGCGACGGCTGACCCGGCGGCGTCGCCGTAGACGAACACCACGCCGGCCCCGGCCGCCCGCACCTGCGCGGCCACGGCTCGGACGTACGCGGCCGACGGGAGCGGGTCGCCAGCCGGCCGGGAGAGCAGCATGACCCCGGCCGGTGCCGCGGTGCGACCGGGAGCGACGACCTCCAGTGCGGCGCCCCCGAGCGACGGCGCCAGTGCGGCCGCCGCGCGGACCGCTCGGTCCACATTGGACTCCGGAAAGACGATCATCGTGAAGCGCTGCATCCCGTCCACTCCTATCGACCCCCGTAGTGGCGCAGCAGTCGCTCGGCGACCTCGGCCGCGGCCTGCTCCAGCTCGCCGGGTCCGAACCGGATCCGGTCGGTCTCCGTGCTCTCGACCCGGGTGCCGACGAGTACCGGCTCCGGCGGCATCGGCGGCCCTGCCGCCGGGGCCGGTGTCACGACCGCGACGTCGGTGGCGAACGCGGCCGCGGTGGCGTGGATCGACGGCACCGACGGCCGGTTGGTCAGACAGCGCGCGACGGACACCACGCCGCCCGCCTCGATCCGAGCCTGGTCGTGACGGCCACCGCCGTCCCAGTGGGCGGTGAACCCGTCGCCGGCAGCCTCCACTGTGGACACCCCCGCGACGCAGGGCACGTCGAGCCGGCAGGCGAGCAGGCCCGGCACCTGCCCGGTCTCCCACTGCGAGCCGCGCAGGCCGGTGAGGACCATCGTCGGCGGTCCCTCCGAGTGCACCAGGTCGGCGAGCAGACCCGCCACCACCGCCGGGGTCCCCGGCTCGGCATCGATCCGCAGCGCCCGGCCGCACCCCAGTGCCAGCGCGGCCCGCAAGCCCGCCTCGGCCCGAGCGTCGCCGACCGTGACGGCCGCGGCCTGATCGCCGAGCGCTCCGGCCAGCGCCACGGCCACGGCGACCGCGACCTCGTCATGGCGGCCCAGCCGTGCCACCGGCACCCGCGGCGTGCCCCGGCCCGCGGGCCGGGTGCCCCGCGCGGCCAGCGTCGCGGCCGGGATCCCGGCCGTCACGCACACCCACACCGTCATCGCGTCTCCTCCTTGCCCAGGACGGCCTCGGCAGCGCCGTGCACGGCCGCCACCGCGGCCGACGCGGCGGCGCCCAGCAGCGACGCCTCGCTCCCGATCGGGAGCCAGCGCACTCCCTTGCCGAGCCACTCCAGTGCCGCCGGGGCGCCCCCGACGAGCAGTCCGGGGATCACGCCGTGCGCGGCACAGCGCTCGATGAGCAGGTCGACGTACTTGGTCACCTCGGGTGCGCCGACGCGTCCGGGCAGCCCCACGTCGTGGCTGAGGTCGTTGCGCCCCACCACCGCCACGTCCAGCCCCGGTACGGACAGGATCTCGTCGATCCGATCGAACGCGGCCGCCGTCTCGAGCTGGACCGCGACGATGATCTCCTGGTTGGCCCAGGCCAGGTAGTCCGCATCGATCGGGGTGTAGTCGGTGTGCGGGCCGCTGGTGGAGACGCCGCGGGAGCCGGCCGGGGTGTACTTCGCCGCCGCCACCGCCCGTTCGACGTCGGCACCGCACTCGACGTCGGGGATCAGCACGCCCAGCGCGCCCAGGTCGAGCAGCCGGCCGATCGGGAAGTCCTTGGCCGGCGGCCGGACGATCGCGGTCACCCCGGCGGCCCGGGCCGCGGCGAGCTGCCGCGCGACCGTCTCGACGGAGAAGGACGAGTGCTCCATGTCGAGGTAGAGGAAGTCGAAGCCGGCGCCCGCGAGCACCCGGATCGCCTCCGGGCTGCCGATCGAGACGACCCAGCTGCCGACGGCGTACCCGCGGCCCGCCAGCGCCTCCCGGGCCGACGTCCGGCCGGGCGTCGCGCTCATGCCGGCACCCCCGCGGCGGCCGGGACGCGGACGCTCGCGGTCCCCGCCATGGTCCGCTCCCCCGCCGAGTTCTCGACCCAGACCTCGCAGTCGACCTCGTCCCGACCGTCCTCGCGCCGGGTCCCGGTGACCTGGCCGCGGCACACCAGCTCGTCCCCGACGAAGTCCATCGTGGACAGCCGTACGGAGATGCGGCTGACCGCTCCGGGCTCGCCACCGGCCCAGTCCACGAGCATCCGCACCAGCAGCGCCAGCTTGTACGGTCCGTGCACGACGATGTCGGGCAGGCCGGCCACCCCGGTCGCGAACGCGTGGTCGTAGTGGATCGGGGTGAAGTCCCCGGACGCCCCGGCCCAGCGCACCAGCGACTCCGGGGTCGGGGTCACGCGCAGCTCCGGCACCGCGTCGCCGGGGCGCACCTGGTCATGACTCAGCGGCATCCGAACCGTCCCGTCCTCGCGGCCGGCGTCGGCCGGACCTGGTGGAAACCCATCGCTAGTACCTGATCCGGGTCAGCCGGAACACGGCGACGGTGTCCCCGCCGGCGTCGGTGAACGTCGTCTCGTAGTCCAGGAACACCATCGTTCCGAGCCGGCCCTGCTTCTCGACGATGCTGGTGACCCGCATCTGGGCGACGACCGTCTCGCCCACCCGCAGCGGCCGGACGAACTCCCACCCCAGCGAGCCGACCAGGCCGGTGGGATGCGGGACCTCGAGCGGCGGGTCCGGCCGCTCCAGGTCGGGGATGTTCTGGCCCAGCAGGGTCGGCGGGGCCCACTCGGCCGGACCGCCGGCGCCGTAGCGCGGGTTGGGGTCGCCGGTGGCCTCGGCGAACCGCCGCGCCCCCCAGGCGTCCACCCGGAACGGTGCGCTCGGCCGGCCGGCCCGGCCGACGAACGCCCGTACCTCGTCGGTGAGGTACGTCCCCGGCGGCGCGGCCACGTCCTGATCGGTCATGCGGTCACCTCTTTCACAAGTCGTCGGGTCATCCGGTCCGCCGCAGCAGGCCGCCGAGCACGGCGTCGGTGTGCTCGCCCAGGACGGGCGCCGGGCGCGGATCGAACGCGCGGCGGCCGTCCAGCACGATCGGCAGGTCGGGCAGCCGGAGCGGGCCGTAGCCGCCGCGGTCGTGCTCGACCAGCACGTGCCGGTCGGCCAGGTGCCCGTCGCCGGCGACGTCCGCGGCGTTCGACACCCGGGCCGCCCCGACCCCGCGGGCCTGCAGGACGGTCATGGCCTCGTCCGGATCCCGCTCCCGCAGCCACGTCGCCAGCGCGGCGCGGACGGTGTCGGGGTCCGCCTCGGCGACCTCCAGGACGGCCGCCAGCGCCGCGATCTCGTCCGGTCCGGACGCGTCGACCGCGAGCCAGCGGTCCTCGCCGGCGCAGCGCAGGACTCCCCGCACTCCCGGCCGTCCCGGCGCAGCCGCACCGAGCCCGTGCCGGACCAGCTCGACCGCGACGGTCGGCACCTGGCACTCCAGCATCGAGACGTCGACGTACTGGCCGCGGCCGGTACGTCCGCGCTGCACCAGCGCGGCGATGATCGCCAGCGCCTCGTGCACGCCGGAGAGCTGGTCGGTCAGCTGGCCACCCCCGGACAGCGGCTCCCCCGCGGCGTCGGTCGCACCCATGACCGTGTTCCAGCCCGCCCGGGCCATCAGCTGCGGGCCGTAGGTCACGTAGTCGCGGTGCGGGCCGGTCGCGCCGAGACCGGTCTGGGACAGGTAGACCAGGTGCGGATGCCGGGCCAGGATCTCCGCCGGGTCGATGCCGAGCTTGCGGGCGGCCGAGCGCGAGTAGTTCTCGACCAGCACGTCGGCGCCGGCCAGCAGCTCGTCCAGCAGCGCCCGCCCCGGCGGCGTCGCCACCTCCAGCACGACGGAGTCCTTGGCGGCGTTGAGCCCGTGGTAGTAGCCGGACGCCTCCGGACCGGTGTG
This genomic window contains:
- a CDS encoding MaoC/PaaZ C-terminal domain-containing protein; this encodes MPLSHDQVRPGDAVPELRVTPTPESLVRWAGASGDFTPIHYDHAFATGVAGLPDIVVHGPYKLALLVRMLVDWAGGEPGAVSRISVRLSTMDFVGDELVCRGQVTGTRREDGRDEVDCEVWVENSAGERTMAGTASVRVPAAAGVPA
- a CDS encoding MaoC family dehydratase N-terminal domain-containing protein, with amino-acid sequence MTDQDVAAPPGTYLTDEVRAFVGRAGRPSAPFRVDAWGARRFAEATGDPNPRYGAGGPAEWAPPTLLGQNIPDLERPDPPLEVPHPTGLVGSLGWEFVRPLRVGETVVAQMRVTSIVEKQGRLGTMVFLDYETTFTDAGGDTVAVFRLTRIRY
- a CDS encoding FAD-binding protein; this encodes MQRFTMIVFPESNVDRAVRAAAALAPSLGGAALEVVAPGRTAAPAGVMLLSRPAGDPLPSAAYVRAVAAQVRAAGAGVVFVYGDAAGSAVAPALAWELGAGLLTDCLAVAGDPGALRFTRRRATTHVLDDYELPPGPAVVTIAPEIRSAATALPAGSATPGQPETRPHQPSSYDRWLTGGPVGPPAIAEADLLVGIGRGCTGLTPGSYEAVADLLGAQVAATRQAIEWKIAAADRKLGDTGLKVAPRTYLALGLSGANQHMSGIWGGCSVIAVNRNPYAAVHDVADIAVVADVGDFLTALRRELEGRLGIETSHDHTAVN
- a CDS encoding metal-dependent hydrolase; the encoded protein is MTSLKFHGHACFSINFDDTSLLIDPWLTGNPEIGTIPDGLNPTHILVTHNHTDHVGDAIALSKRFGADIITTPSAGRHYLGEGATVTRLHLGGRLKFDWGSIKCVQAIHDSPLAVGETWRVELGAPCGFVVDVHGKRFYHAGDTALFGDMALFAPIDVAMLPIDGKMVMEPEDAVIAARLLDAALVVPMHWRQEDPERFVTLLAEDGRKGTVLAREQTLEI
- a CDS encoding extracellular solute-binding protein, translated to MAAAVSVSLASCSRTSGNSNPSPAASSGDGAVLQVTPDLVSAAEKEGSVNLTYAAPLASEQALIKAFNAQYPKVKVVLTRTAGAPGGAKVLQDFQAGVKSTDLFEGSDITTTDQLSQAGAFVNIKPVDADLYPKDFVIAPGVYAPQPETIVVAFNTKLVTTAEATALRDWNGIFDPKWKGKLAVVTPTTSAGGIPALYGSSKISKDFLDKLHAQEPKLYDGTAGGRDAIVSGQQAVVFGEFDDAMITLVASGAPVGFVYPDPAPQFPDAFYGVLTNAPHPNAARLLYAFMTSKSTCELRQSAAINSKCAMTGVTDSRKLPTGEPWFAPIGTVYIPTTQDWSTNLPALQKQFSVTMGSA
- a CDS encoding aldolase/citrate lyase family protein; the protein is MSATPGRTSAREALAGRGYAVGSWVVSIGSPEAIRVLAGAGFDFLYLDMEHSSFSVETVARQLAAARAAGVTAIVRPPAKDFPIGRLLDLGALGVLIPDVECGADVERAVAAAKYTPAGSRGVSTSGPHTDYTPIDADYLAWANQEIIVAVQLETAAAFDRIDEILSVPGLDVAVVGRNDLSHDVGLPGRVGAPEVTKYVDLLIERCAAHGVIPGLLVGGAPAALEWLGKGVRWLPIGSEASLLGAAASAAVAAVHGAAEAVLGKEETR
- a CDS encoding iron ABC transporter permease, with translation MTERLPRLALLVVLAVGIVVPAVYLIEAALSTNLPTAPVNAWTLDNLRRVYTTRQFLIPMRTTAIVALSCAVLTTAIGFALAVLFNRAVPHASGLLRGALMAPLFISPLVSTVGWVSLLAPNAGLLNDLLDRGHLPTINIVSVPGAVFVLCMYFTPYAFVFASDAIDRIGADVYEAAEVAGARPLRTALRVTLPLLAPALVSAFVLVFVLASEIYSVPSILTAPDRHYVLSNVIFTLTTSFPLDYNGAAAAGTLLLVVATLGLIVHMRATRTQGRFATQTGKAVRHGPRNAGRRARATSTAIVWVYVTISVVLPLLGVILRSAVPFFSNDLSWHMFTAANFRAVYQDPSVAQCVTNSLKIAGASMVGAVVIGGLVAYTTVRHVGPLSRIVQFLANLPLGLPGTILALGLIWTYIGSPVYNSIYIVGIAIFAGWLPIVTRVVQTAVLQSSVELENAAEVAGAPLWRRILSVAVPQIRTSLFMGALLAFVFAINEVSAAAILTNGNTKTLSVLIYDYMQDGQYGYAAVLALGQCVLIAVVAGLLLLGAAYGRPRGKEKTVILDLESAATATPAAGQNLVGTGVS